From a region of the uncultured Desulfatiglans sp. genome:
- the rng gene encoding Ribonuclease G, with amino-acid sequence MANELIINARPHEIRVALVENGVVVELHIERRTGQELMGNIYRGRVVRVLPGMQAAFVDIGLERTAFLYVADVHKDFSDMEKLMLQCPREDHEEDGEEESDQPLSTMHPPFRPVYQIEDLLHENQDIIVQVSKEPLGNKGARLTSHISIPGRHLVLMPMVNHIGVSRRIEDKEEKARLKEIINEIRPADYGFIVRTVSEGAGKEKLKAEMDFLLKLWTNIQAKAEKGSGPRQLYKDLSISLRSVRDLFTREVDRLVIDSRPEFEGVMEFIETFAPRLKYSVELYEGTDPIFDAFGIEMEISRALEKKIWLKSGGYIVIEMTEALTAIDVNTGSYVGKRNLEETILKTNLEAVKEIAYQLRFRNIGGLIVIDFIDMEKASSRERVFLALKEALSKDRAKSNILQISELGLIEMTRKRTRANLNRLLTEPCFYCDGRGTLKSRITICYEIFRDLERDCRALNEEGPVQVLVHPDIANVLREEEQESIMDLERRINQRIVIVPKEGFHLEDYEISF; translated from the coding sequence AATGCCCGTCCGCACGAAATACGCGTGGCCCTCGTCGAGAACGGCGTCGTCGTCGAACTGCATATCGAGCGAAGAACCGGGCAGGAGCTGATGGGGAACATCTATCGCGGGCGGGTCGTCCGCGTCCTGCCAGGCATGCAGGCCGCCTTTGTGGACATCGGCCTCGAACGGACCGCCTTTCTTTATGTCGCCGACGTCCACAAGGACTTCTCCGACATGGAGAAGCTGATGCTTCAGTGTCCCCGGGAAGACCACGAAGAGGATGGCGAAGAAGAAAGCGACCAGCCCCTCTCCACCATGCATCCTCCTTTCCGCCCTGTTTACCAGATCGAAGACCTGCTTCATGAAAACCAGGACATCATCGTGCAGGTTTCCAAAGAACCTCTGGGCAACAAGGGCGCACGCCTGACTTCCCATATATCCATCCCCGGAAGGCATCTGGTCCTGATGCCTATGGTCAACCACATCGGCGTATCGCGCCGCATCGAGGACAAGGAGGAAAAGGCGCGCCTCAAAGAGATCATCAACGAGATCCGTCCCGCTGATTACGGCTTCATTGTGCGGACAGTCAGCGAAGGCGCCGGCAAGGAAAAGCTCAAGGCTGAAATGGATTTTCTCCTCAAGCTCTGGACGAACATCCAGGCCAAGGCGGAAAAGGGGTCCGGACCCAGGCAGCTCTACAAAGACCTGTCGATCTCGCTCCGCTCCGTGCGGGACCTGTTCACCCGTGAAGTCGACCGCCTTGTCATCGATTCACGTCCTGAGTTCGAGGGCGTCATGGAGTTCATCGAAACGTTCGCCCCCCGGCTGAAGTATTCCGTCGAACTCTACGAGGGCACCGATCCGATTTTCGATGCCTTCGGGATAGAGATGGAGATCTCCCGCGCCCTGGAGAAAAAGATCTGGTTGAAATCGGGCGGCTACATCGTCATCGAGATGACCGAGGCCTTGACGGCCATCGACGTCAACACGGGCAGTTACGTGGGGAAACGCAATCTCGAGGAGACTATCCTCAAGACCAACCTGGAGGCCGTCAAAGAAATCGCTTACCAGCTCCGCTTCAGGAACATCGGGGGTTTGATCGTCATCGACTTCATCGACATGGAAAAAGCGAGCAGTCGAGAAAGGGTCTTCCTCGCCCTGAAAGAGGCCTTGTCCAAAGACCGGGCGAAATCCAACATCCTCCAGATCTCCGAGCTCGGGCTGATCGAGATGACCCGCAAGCGCACGCGTGCCAACCTCAACCGCCTCCTGACCGAGCCCTGTTTTTACTGCGACGGCCGAGGCACGCTGAAATCGAGGATAACGATCTGCTACGAGATCTTCCGCGACCTCGAACGGGATTGCAGGGCCCTGAACGAGGAGGGCCCTGTACAGGTGCTGGTACACCCCGATATCGCCAACGTGCTCAGGGAAGAGGAGCAGGAATCCATCATGGATCTGGAAAGGAGGATCAACCAGAGGATCGTCATCGTCCCGAAAGAGGGGTTCCATCTCGAAGATTACGAAATCAGTTTTTGA
- a CDS encoding conserved hypothetical protein (Evidence 4 : Unknown function but conserved in other organisms), translating to MEENIQDYFVCDSCAGKDFKLVYNFSLRFHGVNFSDELIYDKLIEEIYQCTRCQKTFTKAEIEEGLARIKKAHRQS from the coding sequence ATGGAAGAAAATATCCAGGATTATTTTGTGTGCGACAGCTGCGCCGGCAAGGACTTCAAGCTGGTGTACAACTTCTCGCTCCGGTTCCACGGCGTCAATTTTTCCGATGAGCTGATCTACGACAAGCTGATCGAAGAGATCTATCAGTGCACGCGCTGCCAGAAGACCTTTACGAAGGCGGAGATCGAGGAAGGGTTGGCCAGGATCAAGAAGGCCCACAGGCAAAGCTGA
- a CDS encoding hypothetical protein (Evidence 5 : Unknown function), which produces MNVFGPKGAEAFADDLFSLTQSFDWDSSSDAHHLSHASKNMACAPDGLPHARHLARQQGLL; this is translated from the coding sequence TTGAACGTCTTCGGCCCCAAGGGCGCGGAAGCATTTGCGGATGACCTGTTCAGCCTGACGCAATCCTTCGATTGGGACTCAAGCAGCGATGCTCACCATCTCTCGCATGCATCAAAAAACATGGCCTGCGCTCCTGACGGTCTGCCTCACGCTCGTCATCTGGCTCGGCAGCAAGGCTTATTATGA
- a CDS encoding putative ferric reductase (Evidence 3 : Putative function from multiple computational evidences), with amino-acid sequence MLTISRMHQKTWPALLTVCLTLVIWLGSKAYYEDWFSDPFKYPAKAASLGATILMCWCVVLSTRLRPIEAFFGGLDKVYQVHKRIGRWAFFLIILHPIFLSAHNFPDFLVFLQELGFLDPSGDRYLWGHNIGVATFLMMAGLMSLTLWLKIPYHLWKMTHEWFGGVLVLAAAHVLIVNRDVTAYPLLRIWVYGFLALALGSFVYIRFFYRFYGPRFDYTISEIVKHKDVIQATLRPVQEKMEFKPSQFVYLVVRKEGITPEPHPYSIASGYNPRNRIKLGIKQSGDHTRSLDRLERGDPVILYGPYGHFSNRFLSSERDCVFIAGGIGITPFLGMWHVALHSEERLDPRETPERLRRMHPELIRTWRSPVVSLFYICRTRDDASFDEDIRQEVAMSRFQGFKAFEERGHHYECYFTSEQGRITAAYVHERVKGGLQDKNIFLCGPSPMVASFVAQLSALGVPDRQMIVEDFNLL; translated from the coding sequence ATGCTCACCATCTCTCGCATGCATCAAAAAACATGGCCTGCGCTCCTGACGGTCTGCCTCACGCTCGTCATCTGGCTCGGCAGCAAGGCTTATTATGAGGACTGGTTCAGCGATCCGTTCAAATACCCGGCGAAAGCGGCCTCTCTGGGCGCAACCATCCTGATGTGCTGGTGCGTCGTTCTTTCGACGCGGTTGCGCCCGATCGAAGCCTTCTTCGGAGGTCTGGACAAGGTCTACCAGGTGCACAAACGGATCGGACGCTGGGCCTTTTTCCTCATCATCCTGCACCCGATCTTTCTCTCGGCCCACAATTTTCCGGATTTCCTCGTTTTTCTGCAGGAACTCGGATTTCTCGATCCCTCGGGGGACCGTTACCTCTGGGGGCACAACATCGGGGTCGCAACCTTTCTCATGATGGCGGGTCTGATGAGCCTCACCTTGTGGCTGAAGATCCCCTATCACCTCTGGAAGATGACCCATGAGTGGTTCGGAGGGGTTTTGGTCCTGGCTGCGGCCCATGTGTTGATCGTCAACCGTGACGTCACCGCCTATCCCCTCCTCAGGATCTGGGTCTACGGTTTTCTTGCGCTCGCCCTGGGCAGTTTTGTCTACATCCGTTTTTTTTATCGGTTCTATGGACCCCGCTTCGACTACACCATCTCTGAAATCGTAAAACACAAGGACGTGATCCAGGCGACCCTCCGTCCGGTCCAGGAGAAAATGGAGTTCAAGCCCAGCCAGTTCGTCTATCTCGTCGTGCGCAAGGAAGGCATCACCCCGGAGCCGCATCCCTACTCCATCGCCTCCGGCTACAATCCCCGCAACCGGATCAAACTCGGCATCAAGCAGTCGGGGGACCACACGCGCTCCCTCGACCGACTCGAGCGCGGCGATCCTGTCATTCTTTACGGCCCCTACGGGCACTTCAGCAACCGGTTCCTGTCAAGTGAACGGGACTGCGTCTTCATCGCCGGCGGCATCGGCATCACACCGTTTCTCGGGATGTGGCATGTGGCGCTCCACTCCGAAGAGCGGCTCGACCCCCGGGAGACGCCCGAACGGCTGAGGCGGATGCACCCCGAACTGATCAGGACATGGAGGAGCCCCGTCGTTTCCCTGTTCTACATCTGCCGGACGAGGGATGACGCGAGCTTCGATGAAGACATCCGGCAGGAGGTCGCCATGAGCCGTTTCCAAGGATTCAAGGCCTTCGAAGAGCGCGGGCACCACTACGAATGCTATTTCACCTCAGAGCAGGGCAGGATTACCGCCGCCTATGTCCATGAGCGGGTCAAGGGGGGTCTGCAGGATAAAAACATCTTCCTCTGCGGCCCTTCCCCCATGGTCGCCTCTTTCGTTGCACAACTCTCGGCCCTGGGTGTGCCGGACAGGCAGATGATCGTCGAAGACTTCAATCTGCTTTGA